One Gelria sp. Kuro-4 DNA segment encodes these proteins:
- the nagA gene encoding N-acetylglucosamine-6-phosphate deacetylase produces the protein MRPAGNESDTLTVLTNGRILTPYVEIKTGTAVIQGRQIVEAKPAALNDFPSSARVLNLRGLTVVPGFVDMHIHGALGADTLDAAPEAISTIARFLAKNGTTSFLPTTVSAGWEQLGKVASAAVEAKKSNTLGAEILGLHLEGPFLNPEKRGAHNPAAIQGVDLNAVAALLHRFPGLVRVVTLAPELPGALDCIKYMAGQGVTAAAGHTSADFATMNAAFEAGLTHGVHLFNGMGPLHHREPGVVGAILTRPGVTCEVIADGHHLHPATVRLTASLKAPDDLVLVTDAMRAAGLADGQYDLGGLTVRVKDGVAKLPTGSLAGSTLTLVKAVKNAVAFTGFPLQKVVQWATVNPARVLGVSAKKGEIAAGKDADITVLDQDFNVVLTMVRGTIVWDSLQKE, from the coding sequence ATGCGGCCGGCGGGGAATGAATCTGACACGTTAACCGTTCTGACAAACGGGCGTATTCTCACACCTTATGTTGAAATAAAGACTGGAACGGCTGTTATCCAAGGACGGCAAATAGTGGAAGCGAAACCTGCTGCACTGAATGACTTTCCCTCAAGTGCACGAGTGCTGAATCTGAGAGGACTGACTGTAGTTCCAGGCTTTGTTGACATGCACATCCACGGTGCTCTTGGAGCGGACACGCTGGATGCCGCACCCGAGGCTATCTCGACCATAGCGCGCTTCTTGGCGAAAAACGGGACTACTTCATTCTTACCGACAACGGTGAGTGCCGGCTGGGAGCAGCTGGGGAAAGTTGCAAGTGCTGCGGTGGAGGCAAAGAAGAGCAATACTCTTGGAGCCGAGATCCTGGGTTTGCACCTTGAAGGTCCTTTCCTAAACCCTGAAAAACGGGGCGCGCACAACCCTGCGGCCATCCAAGGCGTGGACCTTAACGCTGTCGCGGCGCTGCTTCACCGCTTTCCTGGTTTGGTACGGGTTGTCACCCTGGCGCCTGAGCTGCCAGGGGCGCTTGATTGCATTAAGTACATGGCAGGGCAAGGAGTCACAGCCGCAGCGGGACACACCAGTGCTGATTTTGCCACTATGAACGCAGCGTTCGAAGCTGGGCTCACCCACGGGGTTCATCTCTTTAACGGAATGGGGCCGTTGCATCACCGTGAACCCGGAGTAGTCGGAGCCATTCTAACCAGGCCGGGGGTTACTTGTGAGGTAATCGCCGATGGACATCACCTACACCCGGCCACGGTACGGCTTACAGCCTCGCTGAAAGCTCCGGACGATCTGGTCCTTGTCACTGACGCCATGCGCGCGGCCGGTCTCGCTGACGGGCAGTATGATCTGGGCGGTTTAACCGTTCGCGTTAAGGATGGGGTGGCGAAATTACCGACCGGCTCCCTGGCCGGTAGCACACTTACCTTGGTTAAGGCTGTTAAGAACGCGGTGGCCTTTACCGGTTTTCCGTTGCAGAAAGTCGTTCAATGGGCGACGGTGAACCCGGCCCGTGTGCTGGGGGTAAGCGCGAAGAAAGGAGAAATTGCCGCGGGGAAAGATGCCGACATTACGGTGCTTGATCAGGACTTCAATGTGGTCTTGACCATGGTTAGAGGGACAATCGTCTGGGACAGTCTGCAGAAGGAATAG
- a CDS encoding PTS sugar transporter subunit IIB: MKIVTVCGMGFGTSLMLKMTIDDILKEEGIKASTEACDVGSAKGKQADIVVASRDIGKHLANSFPKVVLINNLTDKAEIRAKLLGELPR; the protein is encoded by the coding sequence ATGAAGATCGTTACCGTGTGTGGCATGGGCTTTGGTACGAGTTTGATGCTCAAGATGACGATTGATGATATTTTGAAGGAGGAGGGGATAAAGGCCAGTACAGAAGCGTGTGATGTAGGTTCCGCTAAGGGCAAGCAGGCGGACATTGTTGTGGCTTCAAGAGACATCGGTAAGCATCTTGCCAATAGTTTCCCGAAGGTTGTGCTTATCAACAATTTGACCGACAAGGCTGAGATCAGGGCTAAGCTCCTTGGGGAACTACCAAGATAA
- a CDS encoding PTS ascorbate transporter subunit IIC, translating to MVKALVEVFTTPAIMLGFVALLGLLLQRKSASECITGTFKTILGVLILSSGAGVIVQSLGPFSDLFTKAFNLTGIVPFDEAVTGAVIQKIAVVAKTSSLIIAFGFLVNLLVARITPFKYIFLTGHMIWIMAGFLAFALFDLGFSETGIVVIGSLVQGVVLTLLPAIAQPIMRRVTGSDQFAYGHLTTLGVVAGALVGKVFGDPEQSSEDVKVPESLEFFRDTAISISVVMLVIYVVTVLVAGPAAVAKASGGQSPLTYAVVQALTFTAGVLILLQGVRMFLGEIIPSFRGIALKVVPGAIPALDCPVVFPYAPTALMLGFVSSVMGMIVGMFVSRLLGTVIPLPSIIGGFFTGGTSGIFGNAVGGRRGAVIAGFVYGLILTIPVALFYPLYDLPKYGITGVAMLVPDGLAVLAIIKAIASIF from the coding sequence ATGGTTAAGGCATTGGTGGAAGTATTCACGACGCCGGCGATTATGCTCGGGTTCGTTGCCCTACTTGGCTTGCTGTTGCAGCGCAAATCTGCATCGGAGTGTATAACTGGGACCTTTAAGACTATCCTTGGGGTTCTTATCTTAAGCAGCGGGGCGGGCGTCATCGTGCAATCGCTTGGCCCCTTCAGCGACCTTTTCACAAAAGCCTTCAACCTCACAGGTATAGTCCCGTTTGACGAAGCAGTGACAGGCGCCGTCATACAGAAGATCGCGGTCGTGGCGAAAACATCTTCGTTGATTATTGCCTTTGGGTTCCTGGTAAACCTGCTTGTCGCGCGAATTACTCCTTTCAAGTACATTTTCCTCACAGGCCACATGATCTGGATCATGGCAGGGTTCTTGGCATTTGCCCTCTTCGATCTGGGCTTTTCTGAAACCGGCATCGTGGTAATTGGATCCCTTGTGCAAGGCGTAGTCTTGACTCTGCTTCCAGCTATTGCCCAACCGATCATGCGGCGGGTGACCGGATCCGACCAGTTTGCCTACGGGCACCTCACGACCTTAGGGGTGGTGGCTGGAGCCCTGGTCGGAAAAGTCTTCGGCGATCCTGAGCAAAGCAGTGAGGACGTAAAGGTGCCGGAAAGCCTTGAGTTCTTCAGGGACACCGCGATCTCGATTTCCGTGGTGATGCTTGTTATATACGTGGTTACAGTACTTGTTGCTGGCCCTGCCGCTGTGGCAAAGGCATCGGGTGGTCAGTCACCGCTGACCTACGCTGTTGTCCAGGCCCTGACTTTCACGGCGGGAGTGCTCATCCTCCTGCAAGGCGTAAGAATGTTCCTGGGCGAGATTATCCCCTCTTTTCGTGGTATTGCGCTGAAGGTGGTTCCTGGTGCGATCCCTGCGCTGGACTGCCCGGTGGTTTTTCCTTATGCCCCTACAGCTCTAATGCTGGGGTTTGTTAGTTCTGTGATGGGCATGATCGTCGGCATGTTTGTCTCCCGGCTGCTCGGAACCGTAATACCTCTTCCCTCGATCATCGGGGGCTTCTTTACGGGTGGTACCTCGGGTATCTTTGGTAATGCTGTAGGAGGAAGGCGAGGCGCTGTCATCGCAGGCTTTGTCTACGGCTTAATCCTTACAATTCCAGTCGCACTTTTCTACCCACTGTACGATCTCCCCAAGTATGGGATCACCGGGGTTGCCATGCTTGTCCCGGATGGGCTGGCTGTTTTAGCAATTATCAAAGCTATTGCCAGCATTTTCTAG
- a CDS encoding transcription antiterminator, whose product MSLNERQRKLAGVLLQSPERVTIRALAERLRVSQRTVRYDLDSLESWLEKRNVNLIRKPNQGIWLEGDPELLCALQHELGPTVSYDCSLSPKERQELLAALLLRSDRPLTAEELADRLMVSRATVVSDLQKVRSWFADRGISLHSKPNVGYYQESSEKDWRRAVSDLLTGSAGEEHLIRYLTEMSSGSGPWRREGPDGGIMLVLTLFREVNLTELEKIVTEVCGRNGLALNDSSMVGLVIHLALAITRLKQGKDIVMLSPDLDEIKESPEFGIAGEVALAVREQYKVEMPPAEIGYISLHLMGAKLCSYRKKAYKGHDGKADGIKVLATQFIRRAETLLGVELSTDTQLLDGLTIHLQPVQARVKFGLPFRNPLLDEIKQKFSFLFFVAKQASRTLEDTWGNNLPEEEIGYLTLHLGAAVERLKTRYRIRPRALVVCGSGVGTSQLIASVLESEIPEIELVGFSSAFCVAQQIKSLQPDLVLSTVPIKNCGVQTIVLSGIPTSQEIKELRAALGFGSSEPGVKQKEGLESKHGFSGGTKPVLSDVLVAETIALDVEAKDWEEGVRLAGGLLVRSGSIEERYVDSMIKAVQELGPYIVIAPGIAMPHARPEDGARKIGLSLVRLKNPVSFGNPTNDPVDLIIGLSAVDSDSHLKLLAQLSKLVNNPNRLKVIREAGSKEGILALVSQVSEEN is encoded by the coding sequence TTGAGCCTGAATGAAAGACAGCGGAAACTGGCAGGGGTTCTTCTGCAATCTCCAGAACGTGTAACGATTCGTGCGTTGGCCGAACGACTTCGGGTTAGTCAAAGGACCGTCCGCTATGACCTCGATTCCTTGGAGTCCTGGCTTGAGAAACGTAATGTTAACCTTATCCGTAAACCAAACCAAGGTATCTGGCTTGAAGGCGACCCGGAGCTATTGTGTGCGCTGCAACACGAATTGGGACCGACTGTTTCCTATGACTGTTCGCTGTCACCGAAAGAGCGGCAGGAGCTGCTGGCTGCCTTGCTCTTGCGATCCGACAGGCCTTTAACCGCGGAAGAGCTCGCGGACAGACTCATGGTCAGCCGTGCGACTGTCGTATCGGACCTTCAGAAAGTCCGCAGCTGGTTTGCCGACCGGGGTATTTCCCTTCACAGTAAGCCCAACGTAGGATACTACCAAGAAAGCTCGGAAAAAGACTGGCGGCGGGCTGTCAGCGATCTTCTCACAGGATCCGCCGGGGAAGAGCATTTGATTCGTTACCTTACAGAGATGAGTTCAGGGTCCGGACCATGGCGACGAGAAGGTCCGGACGGCGGTATCATGCTTGTTCTGACTCTTTTTCGTGAAGTGAACTTGACCGAGCTTGAGAAAATCGTAACGGAGGTGTGCGGACGCAACGGGCTTGCCTTAAACGACAGTTCAATGGTCGGCCTTGTGATCCATCTCGCGCTTGCCATTACGCGTCTCAAGCAAGGTAAGGATATCGTGATGCTTTCCCCGGACCTGGACGAGATCAAGGAAAGTCCTGAGTTTGGCATAGCCGGCGAAGTGGCATTGGCTGTGCGCGAGCAGTACAAGGTAGAGATGCCACCGGCGGAGATAGGGTACATTAGTTTGCATCTTATGGGGGCCAAGCTGTGCTCTTACAGGAAAAAAGCTTATAAGGGACATGACGGTAAAGCAGATGGAATAAAGGTCTTGGCAACCCAATTCATACGTCGTGCGGAGACATTGTTGGGTGTGGAACTCTCAACAGATACGCAACTTTTGGATGGGCTGACAATCCATCTGCAACCTGTCCAAGCGCGAGTGAAGTTTGGCCTTCCCTTTCGCAATCCACTCCTCGATGAAATCAAGCAGAAGTTCTCCTTCCTGTTCTTCGTCGCTAAACAGGCGTCAAGGACACTTGAAGACACTTGGGGCAATAACCTCCCCGAAGAAGAGATCGGCTACCTCACCCTGCACCTGGGGGCAGCCGTGGAGCGACTGAAAACCAGGTATCGTATCCGGCCAAGAGCTCTTGTGGTGTGCGGCAGTGGAGTGGGTACATCACAACTCATTGCAAGCGTTTTGGAGTCCGAAATCCCGGAGATCGAGCTTGTCGGTTTTAGCTCGGCATTTTGCGTTGCCCAGCAGATAAAGAGCCTTCAACCCGATTTAGTCCTTTCGACCGTTCCTATTAAGAATTGTGGGGTTCAGACAATTGTCTTGTCCGGCATTCCAACTTCCCAAGAAATCAAGGAACTCCGGGCCGCACTTGGTTTTGGCTCAAGTGAGCCCGGGGTGAAGCAAAAAGAAGGTTTAGAAAGCAAACATGGCTTTTCGGGAGGGACAAAACCGGTGCTTTCTGACGTGCTGGTGGCAGAAACCATAGCTCTAGATGTAGAGGCAAAAGACTGGGAAGAGGGCGTTCGCCTTGCCGGGGGATTGTTGGTGCGAAGTGGTTCCATCGAAGAACGCTACGTGGACAGTATGATCAAGGCGGTCCAGGAACTGGGACCCTACATTGTAATAGCGCCGGGTATCGCCATGCCGCATGCCCGCCCGGAAGACGGGGCACGAAAGATCGGGCTGAGTCTGGTTCGGCTCAAGAACCCGGTTTCATTTGGTAACCCAACAAACGATCCTGTTGATTTGATCATCGGCTTGAGCGCCGTTGACAGTGACTCTCATCTGAAGCTTCTCGCCCAGCTTTCTAAACTTGTTAATAACCCAAATCGCCTGAAAGTCATTAGAGAAGCCGGCAGCAAGGAGGGGATTCTGGCGCTGGTTTCTCAGGTCTCCGAAGAAAACTGA
- a CDS encoding SIS domain-containing protein, with protein MTQTAGYKTLKEILDQPATWKRTVERFNGDLGNSVEWIREKAPATILFTGCGTSYYLSLAAAAAFRAMAGQPAQGVPGSEVFLQPETTLPAGNDSLVIGVSRSGESSETVMALSYVKENRRGTSAALSCYPGSSITRQAEKVWTIPEAQEESVVMTKSFSSLLLFLDLVAAALGQQRGILDELASLPQIGQQVIAGYEQMMATLASDPKTGRFVFLGSGSFYGLALEAMLKVKEQAVAWSEAYHSLEVRHGPKSIVDDNTLVVAFVSPSAWRFEADVLKEMMDYGAKVLTLGAEDAVSEWNVVLPQGVNAFARGLAAMPLVQLLGYYHAIAKKLDPDVPQHLTQVVRL; from the coding sequence ATGACTCAGACTGCTGGCTACAAAACCCTTAAAGAAATCCTGGATCAACCGGCGACTTGGAAGCGCACGGTTGAACGGTTCAATGGGGATCTCGGCAATTCGGTGGAGTGGATTAGGGAAAAAGCTCCGGCAACAATTCTCTTTACAGGCTGCGGAACCTCGTACTATCTCTCCTTGGCGGCGGCAGCGGCCTTTCGGGCCATGGCTGGGCAGCCAGCTCAAGGTGTTCCGGGATCGGAAGTATTCCTGCAACCGGAAACAACACTTCCCGCAGGGAACGACTCGCTGGTCATCGGTGTTTCCAGGTCGGGGGAGAGCAGCGAGACAGTCATGGCACTCTCCTACGTAAAGGAGAACCGCCGTGGAACGAGTGCCGCGCTTTCGTGTTATCCCGGTAGCAGCATCACCCGGCAGGCAGAAAAGGTCTGGACGATTCCGGAAGCGCAAGAAGAAAGCGTGGTCATGACGAAATCGTTTTCCAGCCTGCTGTTGTTCCTTGATCTGGTTGCAGCCGCGCTTGGACAGCAAAGGGGTATCCTTGACGAATTGGCATCGCTCCCGCAAATCGGTCAACAAGTTATTGCGGGGTATGAGCAAATGATGGCAACCCTTGCCTCTGACCCGAAGACCGGCCGCTTTGTTTTCCTGGGCTCGGGCTCTTTTTACGGCCTGGCTTTGGAAGCAATGCTGAAAGTCAAGGAACAGGCTGTCGCCTGGTCAGAAGCTTACCATTCACTCGAGGTGCGCCACGGCCCTAAATCCATCGTCGACGATAACACTTTGGTGGTAGCTTTTGTTTCACCTAGTGCGTGGCGCTTCGAGGCGGATGTCCTGAAAGAGATGATGGACTACGGTGCTAAAGTACTTACACTTGGTGCGGAGGATGCCGTCAGCGAGTGGAACGTTGTTCTGCCCCAAGGGGTGAATGCTTTTGCACGGGGTTTGGCGGCCATGCCGCTTGTGCAGTTGCTCGGCTATTACCATGCCATTGCGAAAAAACTCGACCCCGATGTGCCGCAGCACCTAACCCAAGTTGTGAGACTTTAG
- a CDS encoding aldehyde ferredoxin oxidoreductase family protein, protein MPYGYMGKLLRVDLTQKKTCVEDLDSAVARKYIGGSGLAAKYLYEETDGSTDPLGPDNLLVFMTGPFTGTVVPNSGRHAVAAKSPLTGIWAEGDAGGTWGVMLKRAGFDGILIRGKATEPVYLWVHEQGVEIRPAEHLWGKDTFEVADLIKAETHPKAVVSSIGQAGENLVRIAVIMSDGREGRTAGRGGLGAVMGSKNLKAVAVYGTKRPMAAKEEDLKTFTKEMVTAIRDRTQGMSRFGTAGGLQAMEELGDLPIRNWCQGSWPEGAAKIGGQRMAESILTRNYHCGACVIGCGRVVKLGRGEYAGVEQGGPEYETLASLGALCLVDDLEAVALANEYCNRSGLDTISTGSAIAFAMECWEHGLITAKDTDGLKLEWGSAEAMLTLVQAIARREGLGRLLADGVRAAAQALGPRAEEYAIHVKGLEFPAHDPRAYNSVAVGYATSNRGACHLQGFTHMFEKSVTMPELGYDEIQDRFGVEGKGELTAKCQDLMCLMDALKMCKFSLSGGVKVTHMIKWLNYVTGWDVSLQEFLKTGERIFNLKRLYNVRCGISRKDDILPPRILTHKRGSGGAADNLPPLGKMLSEYYTWRGWSEEGIPTHAKLRELGLEEYIS, encoded by the coding sequence ATGCCTTATGGGTACATGGGAAAACTTTTGCGTGTTGATCTTACGCAAAAGAAAACATGCGTAGAGGACCTGGACTCGGCGGTTGCGCGCAAATACATTGGAGGGAGCGGGCTTGCGGCCAAGTATCTGTACGAGGAGACGGACGGCAGCACTGACCCGCTCGGGCCGGATAACCTACTTGTTTTCATGACGGGACCATTCACCGGCACTGTGGTGCCGAACTCGGGCAGGCACGCTGTGGCGGCTAAGTCGCCTCTTACCGGAATTTGGGCTGAAGGGGATGCCGGCGGAACTTGGGGAGTAATGCTGAAGCGGGCTGGTTTTGACGGTATTCTGATTAGAGGCAAGGCCACAGAACCCGTGTACCTTTGGGTTCACGAACAGGGCGTCGAGATCCGTCCGGCTGAGCACCTTTGGGGTAAGGACACTTTTGAGGTGGCGGACTTGATTAAAGCCGAAACGCATCCCAAGGCAGTTGTAAGCTCCATCGGCCAGGCAGGGGAAAACCTCGTCAGGATTGCTGTAATTATGAGTGATGGACGTGAGGGCCGTACAGCCGGGCGGGGCGGTTTAGGGGCTGTCATGGGATCCAAGAACCTCAAGGCAGTCGCAGTGTACGGCACTAAACGCCCAATGGCGGCAAAAGAAGAAGACCTCAAAACGTTTACCAAAGAGATGGTCACTGCCATACGAGACCGGACTCAGGGAATGAGCCGTTTTGGAACAGCCGGCGGCCTCCAGGCCATGGAGGAGCTGGGCGACCTGCCCATCCGCAACTGGTGTCAGGGCAGTTGGCCGGAAGGAGCAGCTAAGATTGGCGGCCAGCGTATGGCCGAGAGCATTCTGACGCGGAATTACCACTGTGGAGCCTGTGTTATCGGTTGCGGCCGGGTAGTCAAGCTAGGCCGCGGGGAGTACGCCGGAGTCGAACAGGGTGGACCGGAGTACGAAACCCTGGCTTCACTTGGCGCCCTCTGCCTGGTGGATGACCTGGAAGCTGTAGCCCTGGCCAATGAATACTGCAACCGTTCCGGGCTGGACACCATCTCCACCGGCTCCGCCATCGCTTTTGCCATGGAGTGCTGGGAGCATGGCCTGATAACTGCGAAAGATACCGACGGGCTCAAGCTCGAGTGGGGAAGCGCTGAGGCAATGCTGACGCTGGTGCAGGCCATTGCCCGGCGCGAGGGGCTCGGCCGGCTGTTGGCGGACGGAGTCCGAGCGGCCGCCCAGGCTTTGGGTCCCCGGGCGGAGGAATACGCCATTCATGTCAAGGGCCTGGAATTTCCCGCGCATGACCCGCGTGCCTATAACAGCGTGGCGGTCGGGTATGCTACCTCGAACAGGGGAGCATGCCACCTGCAGGGCTTCACCCATATGTTCGAAAAGAGCGTCACCATGCCCGAGCTCGGCTACGACGAGATCCAGGATCGGTTCGGCGTTGAGGGCAAGGGTGAGCTGACGGCCAAGTGCCAAGACCTTATGTGCCTGATGGACGCACTAAAAATGTGCAAGTTCTCTTTGTCGGGCGGGGTGAAGGTCACCCACATGATCAAATGGCTCAATTACGTAACTGGTTGGGATGTTTCGCTACAGGAATTCCTCAAGACAGGGGAGCGCATCTTTAACCTAAAGCGCCTGTATAACGTGCGCTGCGGCATAAGCCGTAAGGACGACATCTTGCCGCCCCGCATTCTGACCCACAAACGCGGCAGTGGTGGTGCAGCCGATAATCTGCCGCCTTTAGGCAAGATGTTGAGCGAGTACTACACGTGGCGAGGCTGGAGCGAAGAGGGCATCCCAACACATGCCAAGCTGCGCGAGCTCGGTTTGGAGGAGTATATCAGTTAG
- a CDS encoding sugar isomerase domain-containing protein yields MKALEYLNKVETILKEVKGSQLQAIQQAAELVAHTIEGSGLLHVFGCGHSQMYAEELFYRAGGLVPVNAILEPALSLRPEAPKSTWFERCPDYGKEILKNEPAQPGDTLIIASTSGRNAVPIDAALQAKDMGLKVIALTSMAFTRSVKSRHASGKLLYELADVVLDNCGVSGDAVIGFEGIPFKAGPTSTVVGCAILQAVIVEAIEKLLARGITPPVWVSSNLDQGDQINSRYIKEYRGRVKCL; encoded by the coding sequence ATGAAAGCTTTAGAATACCTGAATAAGGTAGAGACAATCTTGAAGGAGGTCAAAGGAAGCCAGCTTCAAGCCATCCAGCAGGCTGCGGAGCTTGTGGCCCATACCATTGAGGGCAGCGGTTTACTTCATGTATTCGGCTGCGGTCACTCCCAGATGTACGCCGAGGAGCTCTTCTACCGTGCAGGCGGCCTGGTTCCTGTAAACGCCATACTGGAGCCCGCCCTTTCGCTTCGGCCGGAGGCACCCAAAAGCACTTGGTTCGAGCGCTGCCCAGATTACGGTAAAGAAATCTTGAAGAACGAACCTGCGCAACCCGGCGATACGCTGATTATCGCTTCTACGTCGGGGAGGAATGCAGTGCCAATCGACGCCGCCCTCCAAGCCAAGGATATGGGCCTCAAGGTGATTGCCTTGACCTCCATGGCTTTCACGCGAAGCGTTAAGTCCCGTCACGCAAGCGGCAAGTTGCTGTATGAGCTGGCGGATGTAGTGTTGGACAATTGCGGTGTCAGCGGTGACGCGGTAATAGGGTTTGAGGGCATACCGTTTAAGGCCGGGCCGACATCGACAGTCGTTGGGTGTGCTATTCTCCAGGCTGTAATTGTGGAGGCCATAGAAAAGCTTTTGGCTCGAGGCATAACACCACCTGTATGGGTCAGCTCCAACCTGGACCAAGGTGATCAAATCAATTCCCGCTATATTAAAGAGTACAGAGGGAGGGTCAAATGTCTGTAA
- the pfkB gene encoding 1-phosphofructokinase has product MILCVTLNAAIDKTYVIEGFKPGEIFRVKETKALPGGKGINVSRVIHSLGGDVLAAGFIGGHNGAFIEERLAAEGIPSAFVRVKPESRVTISIIDPICSSETGLYEHGPVIDREDWERFKDHFARQLNKADMIMLSGSLPAGLPSSAYAELIRMAKARQRSVILDTSGEALRVGLAAHPWMVKPNRVEAEELLGCPLDSQSSVVEGIKRLLADGLEAVAVSLGKDGVIGGCADGIWSVRPPQVKAISSVGAGDSFVAGFALSWLRQGDFAEALRYATACAAAGVTKVGAGVLSPADVQHLAKVVQVEKIG; this is encoded by the coding sequence ATGATTCTCTGTGTCACGTTGAATGCCGCCATCGATAAAACGTACGTTATTGAAGGCTTCAAACCGGGGGAGATTTTCCGCGTAAAGGAGACAAAAGCCCTTCCCGGGGGCAAGGGAATCAACGTCTCCCGGGTTATCCATTCACTGGGCGGCGATGTTCTCGCCGCGGGTTTTATCGGCGGGCACAACGGGGCTTTTATTGAAGAGCGCCTTGCGGCTGAAGGGATTCCCTCAGCTTTTGTGAGGGTAAAACCCGAATCCCGGGTCACGATCAGCATAATCGACCCTATCTGTTCTTCCGAGACGGGGCTATATGAACACGGGCCGGTTATTGACCGGGAAGATTGGGAAAGGTTCAAGGACCATTTTGCTCGCCAGCTCAACAAGGCCGATATGATCATGTTATCCGGGAGCCTTCCCGCCGGCCTGCCTTCTTCTGCCTATGCGGAGCTAATCAGAATGGCAAAGGCAAGACAACGCTCTGTCATTCTGGACACGAGCGGGGAAGCACTGAGGGTTGGTCTGGCTGCCCACCCCTGGATGGTCAAGCCCAACCGTGTAGAAGCTGAAGAGCTCCTTGGCTGTCCGCTGGACAGTCAATCGTCTGTCGTTGAGGGCATAAAGAGACTGTTGGCCGACGGGTTGGAGGCAGTGGCCGTATCGCTCGGTAAAGATGGGGTCATTGGGGGCTGCGCAGATGGTATCTGGAGCGTCCGGCCGCCGCAGGTAAAGGCAATAAGTAGCGTGGGTGCGGGAGATTCGTTTGTAGCGGGGTTCGCATTGTCGTGGTTAAGACAGGGCGATTTTGCCGAAGCTCTGCGCTACGCGACGGCCTGCGCTGCGGCCGGCGTCACAAAGGTGGGTGCAGGAGTCTTGTCGCCCGCTGATGTTCAACACCTGGCCAAGGTTGTCCAGGTGGAGAAAATCGGTTAG
- a CDS encoding class II fructose-bisphosphate aldolase codes for MGKNVGNILQAAQQGGYAVGAFNIHNLEMFRAVTDAAAETHRPVYIQTTPGTVRFIGAGYLVALFKEALKQAQVPLILHLDHGDSVEIVKECLAAGYPSVMIDGSRLPYEENVALVREVVALARKQGAAVEAELGEVGGTEEKELPGSGSTSLTDPEQARSFVAETGVDSLAVAIGTAHGVYRGEPHLDLDRLDLIKSAVNVPLVLHGASGVPDRQLRDAISRGICKVNIATDLKLTWARELRRSLDEQPKETDPRKVLKPVIAAVKQLVQDKISLFRE; via the coding sequence ATGGGCAAAAACGTGGGCAACATTCTCCAGGCTGCACAGCAGGGCGGATACGCAGTGGGCGCGTTTAACATACACAACCTCGAGATGTTTCGCGCTGTGACCGATGCGGCAGCAGAAACGCACAGGCCGGTTTATATCCAGACGACGCCGGGCACGGTGCGCTTCATTGGCGCAGGTTATCTGGTTGCATTGTTTAAAGAAGCACTCAAGCAGGCGCAGGTTCCCCTGATACTACATTTGGATCATGGGGACAGTGTTGAAATTGTGAAAGAGTGTTTGGCAGCAGGATATCCTTCCGTAATGATCGACGGCTCCAGGTTGCCTTATGAAGAAAACGTGGCTTTAGTGCGTGAGGTGGTCGCCCTGGCCCGGAAGCAGGGAGCTGCGGTGGAAGCGGAATTGGGAGAAGTGGGGGGAACAGAAGAAAAAGAGCTGCCGGGAAGCGGATCAACCTCGCTCACTGACCCTGAACAAGCAAGAAGCTTCGTGGCTGAAACCGGAGTAGACAGCCTGGCGGTGGCGATTGGGACAGCACACGGGGTCTATCGCGGCGAGCCGCATCTTGATCTCGACCGGCTGGATTTGATCAAGTCTGCCGTGAACGTTCCTTTGGTTCTTCACGGCGCCTCGGGAGTACCTGACAGACAACTGCGCGATGCGATTTCCCGAGGCATCTGCAAGGTAAACATCGCCACGGACCTTAAGCTCACGTGGGCCCGGGAACTCAGGCGATCCCTTGATGAACAACCGAAGGAGACCGATCCACGAAAAGTGCTTAAACCTGTAATAGCGGCCGTAAAACAATTGGTGCAGGATAAGATCAGTCTGTTTAGGGAGTAG
- a CDS encoding HPr family phosphocarrier protein: MVQIVVTIKNPTGLHARPAAAFVQAAERFEAAVWLEKDDRRVNAKSILSVMSLGAKQGTSLKLVADGKDEAAAAATLRDLIERGLGEMVG, encoded by the coding sequence TTGGTTCAGATCGTTGTCACAATAAAAAACCCTACGGGTTTGCACGCCCGCCCCGCAGCGGCCTTTGTGCAAGCGGCAGAGCGCTTCGAAGCTGCCGTTTGGCTTGAAAAAGATGATCGGAGGGTTAACGCTAAGAGCATTTTATCAGTGATGTCGCTGGGCGCGAAACAAGGAACTTCTCTAAAACTTGTAGCGGACGGAAAGGATGAGGCTGCAGCCGCGGCGACTCTAAGGGATCTGATCGAGCGGGGGTTAGGGGAAATGGTGGGATGA